A stretch of Pseudomonas sp. FeN3W DNA encodes these proteins:
- a CDS encoding TerD family protein has product MINLEKGQRINLNKADGSALTAIKMGLGWDPARSGGSIDLDASCVMLSEDKQVIDQVWFRQLKSRCGNVQHSGDNLTGEGDGDDETIKVSLAGISADVKYLVFTVNSFRGQTFNEVARAGCQIYDDKGNVLAKYDLSEKGSNTGLIMVCVYRHNGAWKVNALGYPTNGKIASEMLADINQVI; this is encoded by the coding sequence ATGATCAATCTCGAAAAAGGCCAGCGCATCAACCTGAACAAAGCCGATGGCAGTGCGCTGACCGCCATCAAAATGGGCCTTGGCTGGGATCCGGCTCGCTCGGGTGGCTCTATTGACCTGGACGCCTCGTGCGTAATGCTGAGTGAGGACAAGCAGGTCATCGACCAGGTTTGGTTTCGCCAACTGAAAAGCCGTTGCGGAAATGTCCAGCATTCAGGTGACAACCTGACGGGCGAAGGTGATGGTGACGACGAAACCATCAAGGTCAGCCTTGCAGGCATCTCGGCTGATGTGAAGTACCTGGTTTTCACCGTCAATAGCTTCCGTGGCCAGACGTTCAACGAAGTTGCACGCGCAGGCTGCCAGATCTATGACGACAAGGGCAATGTGCTGGCCAAGTACGACCTGTCGGAAAAAGGCTCCAATACCGGCCTGATCATGGTCTGCGTGTATCGCCATAATGGCGCCTGGAAGGTCAATGCCCTGGGTTACCCAACCAACGGCAAGATCGCCAGCGAAATGCTGGCAGATATCAATCAAGTGATTTGA